One Defluviimonas sp. SAOS-178_SWC DNA window includes the following coding sequences:
- a CDS encoding cation diffusion facilitator family transporter has translation MNERTGSVGLNLSAGIASVAVALVLVGLKLWALGTTASLSVAASLADSALDLMMSVGGLMAIVYAARPADEDHAFGHTSVEDLAALAQSVFILISGGVIGWSAVRRLLSDAPAPLMGQEGGIVVMAISIVLTLALVLWQRRVARKTGSKVVAADSLHYMSDLMPSIGAIGALWISQQFGVGQVDSVVALAAAAMLVIGSLRIGKGAWDALMDRRADPALIDGIAAIAGGWPGVKGFHDLKTRMAGSRVFVNIHIELDGDQSLRDAHAIGAGLRRQILATYPQCDVIVHKDVAGES, from the coding sequence ATGAACGAACGGACGGGGAGCGTGGGGTTGAACCTCTCGGCTGGGATCGCTTCGGTCGCGGTCGCGCTGGTTCTGGTCGGGTTGAAGCTCTGGGCACTCGGCACCACCGCATCGCTGTCCGTCGCGGCCTCCCTTGCCGACAGCGCGCTCGATCTGATGATGTCGGTCGGGGGGCTGATGGCCATCGTCTATGCGGCGCGGCCGGCGGACGAGGACCACGCCTTCGGCCATACCTCGGTCGAGGATCTGGCGGCGCTGGCACAGTCCGTCTTCATCCTGATCTCCGGCGGGGTGATCGGATGGTCGGCGGTGCGCCGGCTTCTCTCCGACGCGCCCGCGCCGCTCATGGGGCAGGAGGGTGGGATCGTCGTCATGGCCATTTCGATCGTCCTGACGCTGGCCCTGGTCCTGTGGCAGAGGCGGGTGGCCAGGAAGACGGGAAGCAAGGTCGTCGCGGCGGATTCGCTCCACTACATGTCCGACCTGATGCCGTCGATCGGCGCCATCGGGGCGCTCTGGATCTCGCAACAGTTCGGGGTGGGGCAGGTCGACAGCGTCGTGGCGCTTGCCGCGGCGGCGATGCTGGTGATCGGATCGCTACGGATCGGCAAGGGGGCCTGGGACGCGCTGATGGATCGGCGCGCCGACCCGGCCCTCATCGATGGGATCGCCGCCATCGCAGGGGGATGGCCCGGCGTGAAGGGATTTCATGATCTCAAGACGCGGATGGCCGGCAGCCGCGTCTTCGTGAACATCCATATCGAGCTCGACGGCGACCAGTCCCTGCGCGACGCCCACGCGATCGGCGCCGGGCTGCGGCGGCAGATCCTCGCGACCTATCCCCAATGCGATGTCATCGTGCACAAGGATGTCGCCGGCGAAAGCTGA
- a CDS encoding DMT family transporter, which yields MPAGSLLALILIFLGGVAIAVQAPINTALGRSIGSGLSAAAVSFGVGFAALVVVSLATSGAAPFTKAAGVPLWQLAGGLLGAFYVWSVIYGLSGLGVLTALVALILGQLGGALVLDHIGAFGLATQPVSFRRVIAVGLVAAGLLLSRS from the coding sequence ATGCCGGCAGGATCGCTTCTGGCCCTGATCCTCATCTTCCTTGGCGGCGTCGCCATCGCCGTGCAGGCCCCGATCAACACGGCCCTTGGCCGGTCGATCGGCAGCGGGCTTTCCGCCGCCGCGGTGTCGTTTGGCGTCGGGTTCGCGGCGCTGGTCGTGGTCTCGCTGGCCACGTCGGGCGCGGCCCCCTTCACTAAGGCGGCCGGCGTGCCCTTGTGGCAGCTCGCCGGAGGCCTTCTGGGCGCCTTCTATGTCTGGTCGGTGATCTACGGCCTTTCCGGGCTCGGCGTGTTGACCGCTCTTGTCGCGCTCATCCTCGGGCAACTTGGCGGTGCGCTGGTCCTCGATCACATCGGCGCGTTCGGACTTGCGACCCAGCCCGTCTCGTTCCGCCGCGTCATCGCCGTCGGTCTCGTCGCGGCGGGGCTTCTGTTGTCCCGCAGCTAG
- a CDS encoding SH3 domain-containing protein, translating into MGNRAVRRSFLRAGFAAISIIAALVASQAGADAGGASRGAVTNLPLPRFVSLKASEGNVRRGPSLEHRIDWVFRHRDMPLRVTAEFGHWRRVEDNEGQGGWIYYSLLSGVRTVMVEADGTALRTRPDAESPVVAQAEAGVIGRLGECLPDWCRISAGGEKGWVAKAALWGVGAGELRE; encoded by the coding sequence ATGGGCAATCGGGCGGTCAGGCGGTCCTTCCTGCGGGCGGGTTTCGCGGCGATCTCAATCATCGCGGCGCTTGTGGCGTCGCAGGCCGGGGCCGATGCCGGCGGCGCTTCGCGGGGGGCGGTGACGAACCTGCCGCTGCCACGTTTCGTGTCGCTGAAGGCGTCGGAAGGCAACGTCCGTCGCGGTCCGAGCCTTGAGCACCGCATCGACTGGGTGTTCCGCCATCGCGACATGCCGTTGCGTGTCACGGCCGAATTCGGCCACTGGCGCCGGGTCGAGGATAACGAGGGGCAGGGCGGCTGGATCTATTACAGCCTGCTGTCCGGGGTGCGCACCGTCATGGTGGAGGCGGACGGCACCGCGCTCCGGACGAGACCCGACGCGGAATCGCCGGTCGTCGCCCAGGCCGAGGCCGGCGTGATCGGCCGGCTTGGCGAATGCCTGCCGGACTGGTGCCGCATCAGCGCCGGCGGCGAGAAGGGCTGGGTCGCGAAAGCCGCGCTCTGGGGCGTTGGCGCGGGAGAGCTCCGCGAATAA
- a CDS encoding GcvT family protein: MKTHVKALVVGGGAVGTGIAYHLAKAGWDTMLLERDELTSGSTWHAAGLLPLFNMSFATTHIHKYSVDFYKSLEAETGLNAGFAVVGNLRMAQTDARMDEYMLYSSVAETAGVYHEFLTPKEIKERWPLVRTDDLKGALFHPQDGYINPADVTQAMAKGARQHGCTIERKWQVDAYHWTGSEWQVTCTKMVEKGGNLVPSDEQVVIIAEHVVTATGNHAQRTARLLGIKIPAIPVEHQYIVTEPDPMLQEWRKAGNPEHPVLRDADAKWYVREERGGWILGPYERNAPARFLYDVPESFRADLFPLDLERIEEEYMSMIHRLPSSETVGLKDDFNGPICYTPDGNPLVGPAPGLRNMWLAEGFSFGITAAGGTGYYLAQMMVNGEAEIDMASLDPKRYGSWMTTEYAARKNEECYEHVFILHHPDEEREACRPLRTAPVYDRQKALGAQFGQVNGWERPNYYGPKDAPASFDHDARSFRRGAWWQYAVDEAKAIRETAGLIDATAFTKHTVRGPGATEFLDWFTCNALPKVGRINLTYALTDAGTTRTEYTIVRNGENDYYLVSAGAWTAYDADYLRKSAEDFMGRGGGHIDIHDVTTQWGVFAIAGPKSRDILKEVIKDAEPDTALSNKRFPWLSARRIELGMCPVNAIRVAYTGELGWELHHPIEMQRYLWDLLLAAGKKHGMKLVGARAQNWLRQEKSYRAFGTELGRDATPAEAGLDRFIDLAKDFRGKQAMIDTGVRSRCVTLLIDGPEDTDPWGKEAILKDGKKVGRLTSGGYSVALGKQIGMGYVSPELAEVGTRLKIRMLLKEWDAEVVEDSPFDPANERIRVNG; encoded by the coding sequence ATGAAGACCCATGTCAAAGCGCTTGTCGTCGGCGGCGGTGCCGTCGGAACCGGTATCGCCTACCATCTCGCCAAGGCGGGCTGGGACACGATGCTCCTTGAGCGGGACGAACTGACGTCCGGCTCCACCTGGCACGCGGCGGGGCTTCTGCCCTTGTTCAACATGTCCTTCGCGACAACGCATATCCACAAGTACTCGGTCGACTTCTACAAGTCGCTTGAGGCGGAGACGGGACTGAACGCCGGGTTCGCGGTCGTCGGCAACCTCCGTATGGCGCAAACCGATGCGCGGATGGACGAATACATGCTCTATTCGTCCGTGGCCGAGACGGCCGGCGTCTACCACGAGTTCCTCACCCCGAAGGAGATCAAGGAGCGCTGGCCGCTGGTGCGGACCGATGACCTGAAGGGCGCCCTCTTCCATCCCCAGGACGGCTATATCAACCCCGCCGACGTGACCCAGGCGATGGCCAAGGGCGCGCGCCAGCACGGTTGCACGATCGAGCGCAAGTGGCAGGTCGACGCCTATCACTGGACCGGGTCGGAGTGGCAGGTCACCTGCACCAAGATGGTGGAAAAGGGCGGCAACCTCGTCCCCTCGGACGAGCAGGTCGTGATCATCGCCGAGCATGTCGTGACCGCGACCGGCAACCACGCCCAGCGCACCGCGCGGCTTCTCGGGATCAAGATCCCCGCGATCCCGGTCGAGCATCAGTATATCGTGACCGAGCCGGACCCGATGCTCCAGGAATGGCGCAAGGCCGGGAACCCGGAACACCCGGTCCTGCGCGACGCCGACGCCAAATGGTATGTCCGTGAAGAGCGCGGCGGCTGGATCCTCGGCCCCTATGAGCGCAATGCACCCGCCCGCTTCCTATACGACGTTCCGGAATCGTTCCGCGCCGACCTCTTCCCGCTCGACCTCGAGCGGATCGAGGAGGAATACATGTCGATGATCCACCGTCTGCCGTCCTCGGAAACCGTCGGCCTCAAGGACGATTTCAACGGCCCGATCTGCTACACGCCGGACGGCAACCCGCTGGTCGGCCCGGCGCCGGGCCTGCGCAACATGTGGCTGGCCGAAGGGTTCAGCTTCGGGATCACCGCCGCAGGCGGCACCGGCTACTACCTCGCCCAGATGATGGTGAACGGTGAGGCCGAGATCGACATGGCGAGCCTCGACCCCAAGCGCTACGGCTCGTGGATGACGACCGAATATGCCGCGCGGAAGAACGAAGAGTGCTATGAGCACGTCTTCATCCTCCACCACCCGGACGAGGAGCGCGAAGCCTGCCGCCCCTTGCGCACCGCGCCGGTCTATGACCGCCAGAAGGCGCTCGGCGCGCAATTCGGCCAGGTGAACGGTTGGGAACGCCCGAACTACTATGGGCCGAAGGACGCGCCCGCCTCGTTCGACCACGATGCGCGGTCGTTCCGCCGCGGCGCGTGGTGGCAATATGCGGTGGACGAGGCCAAGGCGATCCGCGAGACCGCCGGCCTGATCGACGCCACAGCCTTCACCAAGCATACCGTGCGCGGCCCGGGCGCGACCGAATTCCTCGACTGGTTCACCTGCAACGCGCTGCCCAAGGTCGGCCGCATCAACCTGACCTATGCGCTGACCGATGCGGGCACGACGCGCACCGAATACACGATCGTCCGCAATGGCGAGAACGACTACTACCTCGTCTCCGCCGGCGCCTGGACGGCCTACGATGCGGATTACCTTCGAAAATCGGCCGAGGATTTCATGGGCCGGGGCGGCGGTCACATCGACATCCACGACGTCACAACCCAATGGGGCGTCTTCGCCATCGCCGGCCCGAAATCGCGCGACATCCTGAAGGAGGTCATCAAGGATGCCGAGCCGGACACCGCGCTGTCGAACAAGCGCTTCCCCTGGCTCTCGGCCCGCAGAATCGAGCTTGGCATGTGCCCGGTCAACGCGATCCGCGTGGCCTATACGGGTGAGCTTGGCTGGGAACTCCATCACCCGATCGAGATGCAGCGCTATCTCTGGGATCTGCTTCTGGCCGCCGGTAAGAAGCACGGGATGAAACTTGTCGGCGCCCGTGCCCAGAACTGGCTGCGCCAGGAGAAGTCCTACCGCGCCTTCGGCACCGAGCTTGGCCGCGACGCGACGCCCGCCGAGGCCGGTCTCGACCGCTTCATCGACCTCGCGAAGGATTTCCGGGGCAAGCAGGCGATGATCGACACTGGTGTGCGCTCCAGATGCGTGACGCTTCTGATCGACGGTCCGGAGGACACCGATCCCTGGGGCAAGGAAGCGATCCTGAAGGACGGCAAGAAGGTCGGCCGTCTGACCTCGGGCGGTTACTCCGTCGCCCTCGGCAAGCAGATCGGCATGGGCTATGTCAGCCCGGAACTGGCCGAGGTCGGCACCAGGCTCAAGATCCGCATGCTGTTGAAGGAATGGGATGCCGAGGTCGTCGAGGACAGCCCCTTCGACCCCGCGAACGAGCGCATCCGCGTCAACGGCTGA
- a CDS encoding quinone oxidoreductase family protein, producing the protein MARTVIIESVGGPEVLKIADWPVGDPGRGEVRIAQKACGLNFIDVYQRSGLYKLDMPAALGMEAAGIVEAVGEGVMHLAVGDRVAYASTPPGAYAEARVMPAAQVCRLPDGIGFETGAAAMLKGLTVDYLFNRTTPLKKGDWVLFHAAAGGVGLIACQWARSEGINLIATAGTDAKCQMALDHGASHAINYRIGYFAPRVREITGGRGVDVVMDSVGKDTFDGSLDSLRPFGMMISFGSASGPVPPLNIMTLAAKGSLKITRPTVFNHIADHSTCQEMAGRLFSKILSGAVKIDIGQRFPLDQVADAHRALEARATTGSTVLTL; encoded by the coding sequence ATGGCGCGGACGGTCATCATCGAAAGCGTGGGCGGCCCGGAGGTTCTCAAGATAGCGGACTGGCCGGTCGGCGACCCCGGACGCGGCGAGGTGCGGATCGCGCAGAAGGCTTGCGGGCTCAACTTCATCGACGTTTACCAGCGCTCGGGTCTCTACAAGCTCGACATGCCCGCCGCGCTCGGAATGGAGGCGGCAGGCATCGTCGAGGCTGTGGGCGAGGGCGTCATGCATCTGGCGGTCGGCGACCGCGTCGCCTATGCCTCGACCCCCCCCGGCGCCTATGCCGAGGCGCGGGTGATGCCCGCCGCGCAGGTCTGCCGGCTGCCGGACGGCATCGGGTTCGAGACGGGGGCGGCCGCGATGCTGAAGGGGCTGACGGTCGACTACCTCTTCAACCGCACGACGCCTCTCAAGAAAGGTGACTGGGTACTCTTTCACGCCGCTGCCGGCGGGGTCGGGCTTATCGCCTGCCAGTGGGCGCGGTCCGAGGGCATCAACCTCATCGCCACGGCGGGGACCGACGCCAAGTGCCAGATGGCGCTCGATCACGGGGCCAGCCATGCGATCAACTACCGGATCGGCTACTTCGCCCCCCGCGTGCGCGAGATCACCGGCGGGCGCGGCGTGGACGTGGTGATGGATTCGGTCGGCAAGGATACGTTCGATGGCTCGCTCGACTCCCTTCGGCCGTTTGGGATGATGATCTCCTTCGGCTCGGCGTCGGGGCCGGTGCCGCCCCTGAACATCATGACCCTTGCCGCGAAAGGTTCGCTGAAGATCACGCGGCCGACGGTCTTCAATCATATCGCGGATCATTCGACCTGTCAGGAGATGGCCGGACGGCTCTTTTCCAAGATCCTGTCGGGGGCGGTGAAGATCGACATCGGCCAGCGCTTCCCGCTCGATCAGGTCGCCGACGCACATCGGGCGCTGGAGGCGCGGGCGACGACCGGCTCGACGGTGCTGACGCTCTAG
- a CDS encoding M3 family metallopeptidase, protein MINPLLSPWTGDFALPPFAAIRDADFAPAFDAALVEARANIAAIAGNPEAPSFANMVEALELSQDALDRVAGVFYNLAGADSTPEREALQRDLAPKLAAFSSEVTMNAGLFARIEALWQGREGLGLSAEAVRVLELYRRMFVRAGAALDGEGRQRMGEVKERLAVLSTAFTQNLLADEREWALPLSEADLEGLPDFVVAGARAAAEERGQDGHVLTLNRSLVVPFLQFSPRRDLREVAYEAWVARGANGGATDNRALAAEILKLREERAKLLGYDSFAAYKLEPEMAKTPGNVRDLLMRVWTPARAKAEADADVLTRMMHEDGVNGDLEAWDWRYYSEKRRKAEHDLDEAELKPYFGLDAMIGAAFDCATRLFGLRFRSLDVTLYHPDARAWEVTRDGRHVAVFIGDYFARASKRSGAWCSTFREQRKLGQDQRPVVVNVCNFAKPATGEPALLSWDDARTLFHEFGHALHQMLSDLTYGFISGTSVARDFVELPSQLFEHWLEVPEVLDTHARHARTGAPMPAALRDRLLAAATYDQGFGTVEYVASALVDLAFHEGAAPEDPMAVQGAVLAGIGMPHAIRMRHATPHFAHVFAGDGYSSGYYSYMWSEVMDADAFGAFEEAGDPFDPATAVRLERHILSAGGSEEADALYTAFRGRMPGVEPLLKGRGLLEPA, encoded by the coding sequence ATCGCGGCTATCGCCGGCAATCCCGAGGCGCCGAGCTTCGCCAATATGGTCGAGGCGCTTGAACTGTCGCAGGACGCGCTCGACCGGGTGGCGGGGGTCTTCTACAACCTTGCCGGGGCCGACAGCACGCCGGAGCGCGAGGCCCTGCAGCGCGATCTGGCGCCGAAGTTGGCGGCGTTCTCCTCCGAAGTCACGATGAATGCGGGGCTCTTCGCCCGGATCGAGGCGCTCTGGCAGGGGCGCGAGGGGCTTGGGCTCTCGGCGGAAGCGGTGCGGGTGCTGGAGCTTTACCGGCGGATGTTCGTCCGCGCGGGCGCTGCCCTGGACGGGGAGGGACGGCAGCGGATGGGCGAGGTGAAGGAACGCCTTGCGGTTCTTTCGACGGCCTTCACGCAGAATCTTCTGGCGGATGAACGCGAATGGGCGTTGCCCCTGTCCGAAGCCGACCTCGAAGGGTTGCCGGATTTCGTCGTCGCGGGCGCGAGGGCGGCGGCGGAGGAGCGCGGGCAGGACGGCCATGTCCTGACGCTCAACCGCTCGCTCGTCGTGCCGTTCCTGCAGTTCTCGCCGCGCCGCGACTTGCGCGAAGTGGCGTACGAGGCCTGGGTGGCCCGGGGCGCCAATGGCGGCGCGACGGACAACCGGGCGCTTGCCGCGGAGATCCTGAAGCTCAGGGAAGAGCGGGCGAAGCTTCTCGGTTACGACAGTTTCGCCGCCTACAAGCTCGAACCCGAAATGGCGAAGACGCCCGGGAATGTTCGCGACCTTCTGATGCGGGTCTGGACCCCCGCGCGGGCCAAGGCCGAGGCGGATGCGGACGTGCTGACCCGGATGATGCATGAGGACGGGGTCAACGGCGATCTCGAGGCCTGGGACTGGCGCTACTACTCCGAGAAGCGGCGCAAGGCCGAGCACGATCTCGACGAAGCGGAGCTGAAGCCCTATTTCGGCCTCGACGCGATGATCGGCGCGGCCTTCGACTGCGCAACCCGGCTTTTCGGTCTCCGCTTCCGGTCGCTCGACGTCACCCTCTACCACCCTGATGCGCGGGCCTGGGAGGTGACGCGCGACGGCCGGCATGTCGCGGTCTTCATCGGCGACTATTTCGCCCGCGCGTCGAAGCGGTCCGGTGCCTGGTGCTCGACCTTCCGCGAGCAGAGAAAGCTCGGGCAGGACCAGCGCCCGGTCGTCGTCAATGTCTGCAACTTCGCCAAGCCCGCGACGGGCGAGCCGGCGCTTTTGTCCTGGGACGATGCGCGCACACTCTTTCACGAATTCGGCCATGCGCTGCACCAGATGCTTTCGGATCTGACCTACGGTTTCATTTCCGGAACATCTGTGGCGCGCGATTTCGTCGAACTGCCGAGCCAGCTTTTCGAGCACTGGCTGGAAGTGCCGGAAGTTCTGGATACCCATGCCCGCCATGCGCGGACCGGCGCGCCGATGCCGGCGGCGCTTCGCGACCGGCTTCTTGCGGCGGCGACCTACGACCAGGGATTCGGCACCGTCGAATACGTAGCCTCGGCGCTTGTCGATCTGGCGTTCCACGAGGGCGCGGCGCCGGAAGACCCGATGGCGGTGCAGGGCGCGGTCCTGGCCGGGATCGGCATGCCGCATGCGATCCGGATGCGCCACGCGACACCGCATTTCGCCCATGTCTTCGCCGGGGACGGTTATTCCTCGGGGTATTACAGCTACATGTGGTCCGAGGTGATGGATGCCGATGCCTTCGGCGCCTTCGAAGAGGCGGGCGATCCCTTCGATCCCGCGACCGCTGTGCGGCTCGAGCGGCACATCCTGTCCGCCGGCGGATCGGAAGAGGCGGATGCGCTGTACACGGCGTTCCGCGGGCGGATGCCGGGGGTCGAGCCGCTCCTCAAGGGCCGGGGGCTGCTCGAGCCGGCCTGA
- a CDS encoding NAD(P)/FAD-dependent oxidoreductase: protein MTNDFLIIGGGIAGISAAARLSHLGSVTVLEAEDHLAHHASGRSAALFEPNYGLAPVVALSRASEDHHRHANGGVLSPRGLLLVAGADEAAPFAADCDVLGLHDIPVDEAQAMVPILDRAKVALAAHADHAWDIDTDLLIQNFVREAKANGGQVLTRARVTAIVRDGGIWRVTSPAGDHEGRILVNAGGAWADEVAAMAGLAPLGFTPLRRSMARIPAPGGHDPARWPMMMGTGETWYAKPDAGALIVSPAEEHPSHPHDAWADDMVLAEGLARYEEMVTEPVTRLLASWAGLRTFAPDRVLVIGPDPAVPSFFWLAGQGGYGFQTAPAASRLAADLLGGGSPEIDAETITALSPKRFA, encoded by the coding sequence ATGACGAACGATTTCCTGATCATCGGCGGCGGCATTGCCGGCATCTCGGCGGCCGCGCGGCTGTCGCATCTGGGCTCGGTCACTGTGCTGGAGGCCGAGGATCACCTCGCCCATCACGCCTCCGGCCGCTCGGCCGCGCTCTTCGAGCCGAATTACGGCCTCGCCCCCGTCGTCGCCCTGTCGCGGGCGAGCGAGGACCATCACCGTCATGCCAATGGCGGGGTGCTGAGCCCGCGCGGCTTGCTCCTGGTCGCGGGCGCCGACGAGGCCGCGCCGTTCGCAGCCGACTGCGATGTGCTCGGTCTTCATGACATCCCGGTAGACGAGGCGCAGGCGATGGTGCCGATCCTCGATCGGGCGAAGGTCGCGCTGGCGGCACATGCCGATCACGCCTGGGACATCGACACCGACCTTTTGATCCAGAATTTCGTCCGGGAGGCGAAAGCCAATGGCGGCCAGGTCCTGACCCGCGCGCGCGTCACCGCCATCGTTCGCGACGGCGGCATCTGGCGCGTGACGAGCCCTGCCGGCGATCACGAGGGTCGGATCCTTGTGAACGCCGGTGGTGCCTGGGCGGACGAGGTGGCGGCCATGGCGGGCCTTGCGCCACTGGGCTTCACCCCTCTCCGCCGCTCGATGGCGCGGATCCCGGCCCCCGGGGGCCACGATCCCGCGCGGTGGCCGATGATGATGGGCACGGGCGAGACGTGGTATGCCAAGCCCGATGCCGGTGCGCTCATCGTCTCGCCGGCCGAGGAGCATCCGAGCCATCCGCACGACGCCTGGGCCGACGACATGGTTCTCGCCGAAGGGCTGGCGCGGTACGAGGAGATGGTGACCGAACCGGTGACCCGGCTTCTCGCCTCCTGGGCGGGGTTGCGAACCTTCGCCCCCGACCGGGTGCTGGTGATCGGCCCGGACCCGGCGGTGCCGTCGTTCTTCTGGCTCGCCGGGCAGGGCGGTTATGGCTTTCAGACCGCGCCGGCGGCGAGCCGGCTCGCGGCCGATCTGCTTGGCGGCGGCTCGCCGGAAATCGATGCGGAAACCATTACGGCCCTTTCGCCGAAACGCTTCGCGTGA
- a CDS encoding glycoside hydrolase family 25 protein, translated as MGKIGRGLAIVALAALTACGGGNSKVSGIPNRFSDLDPYDWSGITPAHHPVHGVDVSRWQGGIDWPRVARSGVAFAFIKATEGGDVADPAFRANWRSAARAGVARGAYHFFYLCRPAAEQARWFIAHVPRAAGALPPVLDIEWNHASRTCRTRPDPETVRAEIATFQRMVGSHFGQRPLIYTTVDFWRDNDLGRLRGEEFWLRSVAGHPRGTFPGQRWSFWQYTGTGVVPGIAGAADLNAFAGTEADWAAWLARRRL; from the coding sequence ATGGGAAAGATCGGACGCGGACTTGCGATCGTGGCCCTTGCTGCCTTGACCGCCTGTGGCGGTGGCAACAGCAAGGTGTCCGGGATTCCCAACCGGTTCAGCGATCTCGATCCCTATGACTGGAGCGGCATCACCCCTGCACACCACCCGGTTCACGGCGTCGATGTCTCGCGCTGGCAGGGCGGGATCGACTGGCCGCGTGTCGCGCGTTCCGGCGTCGCCTTCGCCTTCATCAAGGCGACCGAGGGCGGCGACGTGGCCGATCCGGCCTTCCGGGCGAACTGGCGGTCGGCCGCGCGGGCAGGCGTCGCGCGCGGCGCCTATCACTTCTTCTACCTCTGCCGCCCCGCCGCCGAACAGGCCCGCTGGTTCATCGCCCATGTCCCGCGCGCGGCGGGTGCCCTTCCGCCGGTCCTCGACATCGAGTGGAACCACGCCTCGCGCACCTGCCGCACCCGCCCCGACCCCGAGACGGTCCGCGCCGAGATCGCCACGTTCCAGCGCATGGTCGGCAGCCATTTCGGCCAGCGCCCGCTGATCTACACCACCGTCGATTTCTGGCGCGACAACGATCTCGGCCGGCTCCGGGGCGAGGAATTCTGGCTGCGCTCGGTCGCCGGTCATCCGCGCGGCACCTTCCCCGGCCAGAGGTGGAGCTTCTGGCAATATACCGGCACCGGCGTCGTGCCCGGCATCGCGGGCGCGGCCGACCTGAACGCTTTTGCAGGGACCGAGGCGGATTGGGCGGCATGGCTCGCCCGCCGGCGGCTCTGA
- a CDS encoding 2-hydroxyacid dehydrogenase has protein sequence MGSQRLSVVVTRRLPEVVETRMKELFDVELRDPDTKMTREELAAAMRRADVLVPCVTDPIDANLLAQAGEKLKLIANYGAGVDHIDISSARQRGVLVSNTPGVVTEDTADMTMALILAVTRRIPEGLAVMQAGTWQGWAPTAFMGGRVGGRRLGILGMGRIGTAVARRARAFGMQIHYHNRKRLRPEQEAEVEATYWESLDQMVSRMDVISINCPHTPSTFHLMNARRLKLMKPTGVIVNTSRGEVIDENALTRMLRAGEIAGAGLDVYEHGVEINPRLRELSNVVLLPHMGSATLEGRMEMGEKVIINIKTFADGHRPPDLVVPGML, from the coding sequence ATGGGATCGCAGCGTCTGAGTGTTGTCGTCACGCGACGCTTGCCCGAGGTCGTCGAGACCCGGATGAAGGAACTTTTCGATGTCGAGCTGCGCGACCCCGACACGAAGATGACCCGCGAAGAGCTGGCCGCCGCGATGCGGCGGGCCGATGTGCTGGTGCCCTGCGTCACCGACCCGATCGACGCGAACCTCCTGGCCCAGGCCGGTGAAAAGCTCAAGCTCATTGCCAATTACGGCGCCGGGGTCGATCATATCGACATCTCTTCCGCCCGTCAGCGCGGGGTTCTCGTCTCCAACACGCCGGGCGTGGTGACCGAGGATACCGCCGATATGACGATGGCGCTTATTCTCGCCGTGACCCGCCGCATTCCCGAAGGGCTCGCCGTCATGCAGGCTGGCACGTGGCAAGGCTGGGCACCGACCGCGTTCATGGGGGGCCGCGTCGGCGGCCGCAGGCTCGGCATTCTCGGGATGGGACGGATCGGCACCGCCGTGGCGCGCCGGGCGCGGGCCTTCGGGATGCAGATCCACTACCACAACCGCAAGCGCCTGCGCCCCGAACAGGAGGCGGAGGTCGAGGCGACTTATTGGGAAAGCCTCGACCAGATGGTCAGCCGGATGGACGTCATCTCCATCAACTGCCCGCACACGCCCTCGACCTTCCACCTTATGAACGCGCGGCGGCTGAAGCTGATGAAGCCCACGGGCGTGATCGTGAACACCTCGCGCGGCGAGGTCATCGACGAAAACGCACTGACCCGGATGCTGCGCGCGGGCGAGATCGCGGGCGCGGGCCTCGACGTCTACGAACACGGGGTCGAGATCAATCCGCGCCTGCGCGAGCTGTCGAACGTGGTGCTACTGCCCCACATGGGATCGGCCACGCTCGAAGGCCGGATGGAGATGGGCGAGAAGGTGATCATCAACATCAAGACCTTCGCCGACGGCCACCGGCCGCCCGACCTCGTCGTTCCCGGCATGCTCTGA
- a CDS encoding carboxymuconolactone decarboxylase family protein, with protein MSYLDQINDTRSELRELYKTAPAATAGFSALSKAVKDNGPLSVKEKEYVALGMAVALRCAPCINFHVEALMKAGATREELGDVLAMAIQMGGGPTLMYSASALACWDELAAAKA; from the coding sequence ATGAGCTATCTCGACCAGATCAACGACACCCGCAGCGAACTGCGGGAGCTTTACAAGACCGCGCCCGCCGCGACGGCCGGCTTCTCGGCGCTCTCGAAGGCGGTGAAGGACAACGGGCCGCTCTCGGTCAAGGAAAAGGAATATGTGGCACTCGGCATGGCGGTCGCGCTGCGCTGCGCGCCGTGCATCAACTTCCATGTCGAGGCGCTGATGAAGGCGGGTGCCACCCGCGAGGAACTCGGCGACGTCCTCGCGATGGCGATCCAGATGGGCGGCGGCCCGACGCTGATGTACTCCGCCTCGGCGCTTGCCTGCTGGGATGAACTCGCCGCCGCGAAAGCGTAA